The window CGATTACATCCGAAATCCAATTTTATGAACCTCTCCACCAAAATCCTCTTAAAGAGGGTCTTTTTCATATTGACAGTGATCGTAAAACGATCAACCCTATTTTTAGGATTTCGCTTTCACCGCATGAATCTAAAACGTATTATCTTAAAGTACATTCGTATATTACGGCGCTTATCGTTAAGTTAAATCTATGGGAGAGTGAGCGTTTTTATGAAAAAGAGATCGTGCATCAACTCTGTTTGGCACTCTTTTTTGGAGCCATCAGCATTCTTGCCATCTACAATCTTTTTCTCTTTTTCTTTACGAAAGATGTCAGTTATCTTTACTATGTTCTCTACATCGTTGGCGTTATGGTGCATCATGGCATTTACGTGGGAATTGCCAATATTTACCTTTTAAATCAAGAGTGGGTTATACGCCTCATTGGCTTATCGCCTTTCATTGTCGCTTTTCCTATAGCTGCTCTAGCCTTTTTTTCACGCTCTTTTTTACGCATTAAACAGTATCCATTGCTCAATAAAATACTCAACATCTACCTCATTGTCTTTTCTCTTTTTCTCATGACGACGCTCTTAACCAATGCATTGCATCCGTATCGCAATATCTTTTTTATCTCCCTTTTGGTTTATCTTTTCATCGTAGCCATTTATGCGGCCTTGAAGAAAAACAGACAGGCCTATTTTATTCTCTTTGGGTGGATTACGATTTTGGTAGCATTTTTCTTTATGTTCCTCTCCAGTGCAGGTATTTTTAATATATATGAACACGTGCGTTATTTTGTTGAACTCTGCATTGTCTTAGAAGCACTTATCTTTTCCATCGCCTTAGCCGATAGAATTAAACAGCTTCAAAAAGATAAAGAGATTGCCAATGAAACACTAATTCATCAGCAAAAAAATGAACAACAACGCCTAGAGCTTAAAGTCATCGAAAAAACAAAAAACCTCAATGTTGCGCTTGATGAAAAAGAGTTACTGCTTAAAGAGCTAAACCACAGAGTGAAGAACAACATGCAGATGATTGTCTCGCTTGTGCGTTTGCAAAAAGATGAAATAAGCGATGAAAAATTGCAAGATATTCTCCAAACGGTGTACAACAGAATCAATGCTATGAGCCATCTCCATGATCTTTTATACAAACAAGAGACCATTTTACATGTAAACACATACGACTATTTTTCGCTTCTGATGGAAGAGTTGGAGGAGAGCTATGAAAAAGATATCGCCATTCATTTTGATATTAAAACCGATCTGAAAATCGATCAAGCAATGTATTGCGGACTGATTCTCAATGAGCTGATGACCAATGCTTTTAAATACGCTTTCCCCAATGGGAAGGGCAGTATTCACATTTTTTTGAACAAAGTCAACGAGCAGTATCATCTACGTGTTTATGATGATGGTATAGGGTACGTTCAAGAGCAAACGTCTCACTCATTAGGGTTGGTTTTGGTTGAAACACTCACAGTCCAGCAACTCAAAGGAAAGATCAGTGTCGATTCAAGTCAAGGTGTTAACGTAGAAATTACATGGAGTGCGCATGATTAAAACAAAACTGTTGATTGTTGAAGATGAATCGATCGTTGCACTGGATATTAAAAATGCTCTGGTCAAATTGGGGCACGAAGTGATTGCATGCGTTACCAATGCGGACGATGCTATAGCTTGCATTAAGAAAAATAGACCCGATATTATCATCATGGATATACACTTAAACCATAGCAAAGATGGCATCGAAACGGCTGAAGAGATTCAAAAAATTGCAAATATTCCTATCATCTATTTGACCGCCTATGCCGATGATGACACCATTAGTAGAGCTGTTAAAACCAATCCTATTGGTTATTTAATTAAGCCTTTTAAACGCGAAGAGTTGAAATCAACCATATTGCTTGGCTTGCATAAAAAAACGATGACGGAAAATGCTATTGCAGATATGCGCCTCACTTTTTTGGGATTTAATTATAGTTATGATCTTAACGGTGAGCAACTTTTTTACAACAATATTCCTATTAAACTCAGTATCAATGAAAATTTACTCTTAAAAATATTGATTGAAGCCAAAGGGAAAGTCATCTCATTTACAGAATTAGAGTATTTCATTTGGCCCAATAGTCCTATCAGTAGAAGTACACTTCGAACACTTATCTACAGAACCAGAGCCAAATTAGAATACAAAATCATTGAGACGATTCCCTTTGTGGGGTGTAAACTCACCCCCGTTTCCTAGGCTATCTTAAAAAGCATTTTTTGAAGAAGTCAGACACCTGCCTCATGTCCCATGAAAGCACCAAAATAGCTTTATCAAGATTGCCATAAGCGTCTAGCTCTTTTTCGATTTTCATACCGCCAAATTTAGCGTACAAATTATAATGGTCACTGGTAATGGCGGCTAAAATGAGATTGACCTTCTCTGGATTTTGGAGCGCAAGCTCATAGATACCCTTGTAAAAATTCTTAAACTCCAACCCTAACCCTTTATCACTCTGCTTGACCACTTGCCTCGACAACTCCACCAGTTTATGTTCTCTTAAATAGTCCAATGAAACATTTTTTTCGGTGGGAAGAAAATGCTTCTCATCAAAAATAAGCCGAATGGAGCCACTTATCTCTTGTTCACTTTGGTAGTAAAAAATAGCAGAGTGTGTATCGTAGGTATCAAAATTGAGCCCTTCAATTTCATCTTTAAATTCACGCTGATACCCTTTTGTCGCATAGACCTCACTGCGTAATGTAAAAACTTTAATGAGCTCTTCTGCTGTGGTGGTGAGTTTGAGTATTTTTTGCTCATTGTTCCATGCCAACTTTTTATTAAAGGAGATACTTTCTTCAATGATCTCTTCTAAAAAAAGCCTTTTTTGAAAGAGCCCTAATGCCCTCTCTTGCGTAGGTTCCAAGGATTCATTGTTGTGTGGATGTGCATCTTCTCGCACTAACGCTTTAAGCTGCGTTAATGCACCATTTTTGTTGATGTATACCATGTTCTCTCCTTTAAAATTGGGATACAACAATCCTACAAGAAGGGCGTCACAGTTAACGTCACTAAAAATAAAAGCTGTGACGCAAACTGTGACGCGAATGATTTATAATTTTTACAGTGTATGAGAAGAAGTCTTTACATGTAAAGAGAAGAGTTGTTGAAATTGATGGAATTTATTACATTAACATAAGGGGTTAGAATGAGTCTTTTGGTTAAAAGGTCAATGTTAGAGACAATGCAAGATGTGATAGATATGCTACCACCGAGCATTATCAAAGAGGCGATTGCAATGACGATGTCCAGCAAAAAAGAGAGCTTCACCACAATAGAAGCCATTTTTAGAAAAGTATGCTCTAAAAAATATCCCAATAAAACACTGAGTTTTTTTCTCAATGGTTGGAAAGCCACTCACTTAAAGATGCTCCCTATTTATGGGCTTTCTTGCAGACTGAATACGTTAGGTTTTGAGTGTAAAAATCCTGCTCAAAAACTGGATTATTTAGAAGCTTCAGCGTTTAACTCTAGTACGAGCCATGAAGATTTAGGTCTTGGATTTGATGCGATTTCACATGGCAGATTGTACGATGAGTTTGCCTATGCGATGCTCAAGAATGATGAGTGGAAACTAAGCTGTTACGATACCAAAGAGGCAAATGCCTTTTCAGGGTGGGTTTATCGCAGTATGCTTTTAAACACCATTCCTTATGCCTTGTGCATCAATATGGTCTCTGAATTTTACAATCATGCTGAGTATGCGTACAGTTACCAAACGTTCAAATACAGTATGGAGAACTTTTACAACTTAGAGGGTAATGCATTGGAAGATGCTATACGTTATATCGATGTGCATAACCAGTATGAGACAGAAATTCATCACTTTTTAGCCGTTCTTAATTCCATTCAAAAATACGAAGATGCTTCGGGTGAGAAAATAACAAAAGAGTTGATAACGGAGGTTATCAATACCTATATTGACTTGATTTTAGTTGCTTTTGAAGCCATATCAAAAAAATTTGGTAAAGATTGATAGCGATGAGTACTTTAATGTCTCAATGCCCAACTTTAGCATTTAATACAACATTATTCAATAATTCAGAAGAGATTGTGAGCTATTTAGATGTTTATATTGACCGACTCCATCACGAGGCAGAGCAGTTAAAGCAGGTAAATAAAGACCTTGCCGATCAATGTTTTAGCTCAGGGTTACTAACGTATATTCCCTTAGGAGGTGGATGCCAGAGGCATTTGCTTCTTTTGGGAGGTATGGGACCAATGGCTGGGGCATATGGTATGAAATCGTGTTTGTCATTTTTGGAAGATGAATACTCTATGACACTTTTTCAAGCTTGTTTTGTTCCTAAGCGAGATTCGGATCTTGATATTGTAACGAGTCTGTACGAAGCACTCGAACACGCTATTCCCCAGTGCCCATCACATAAAAGTATTGATTTGATTGTTTTGTGCAACAGCGCGCATCCTTATATGGAAAGGGTGTTAAAGCATTTTTACCAAAACAGTGTTCATAAAGATAAAACCATACGGTTTCATTCATTCAAAGAGTCTGTTGAAAAAAGAAGCAGTGCATTTGGAAAGCTCAAATGCATTGCTCTGCAAACCAATTTTGCAGCTTCTATGGGGATATATGGCGACACCCATCCTATTTATTCTATGGATAAAATCCCAGCGCTTTCTGCGTATCAAAAGAATTTAGCATTAGCGATTGAAGGTGTGAAACGCTTTGACAAACATGCAACACTGCTTAATGCCATTAAGGTTTTCCAAGCTTTAAAAGATTATGGAGCCAAAAGATTGCTCTTAGGGTGTACGGAGCTTCCCATTATTGTGGATTCGCTCAAAAAAGAGGCTCCCCATGATATCCAAGAGTATCTCTCAGGTGTTACCCTATTTGATCCTTTGATTCTTACACTTCAAGAATTTACACAAGCAAGGACATAGATGCCCTCAATCATTGATTATGTGCAAAAGTGGGCACAACAGTCGCCCGATACACTTTTTATCGAAGAAGATGGT is drawn from Sulfurospirillum arsenophilum NBRC 109478 and contains these coding sequences:
- a CDS encoding 7TM diverse intracellular signaling domain-containing protein, whose translation is MLSLRFIILMLFSSLMYASSSLTIDAKTPFYDLLPHSEIYIDQTHSLTMDDFEKKEIAWSANEKKLLGFGYAPSFDVWVKFTLTNATDEVLEKILEYDNTITSEIQFYEPLHQNPLKEGLFHIDSDRKTINPIFRISLSPHESKTYYLKVHSYITALIVKLNLWESERFYEKEIVHQLCLALFFGAISILAIYNLFLFFFTKDVSYLYYVLYIVGVMVHHGIYVGIANIYLLNQEWVIRLIGLSPFIVAFPIAALAFFSRSFLRIKQYPLLNKILNIYLIVFSLFLMTTLLTNALHPYRNIFFISLLVYLFIVAIYAALKKNRQAYFILFGWITILVAFFFMFLSSAGIFNIYEHVRYFVELCIVLEALIFSIALADRIKQLQKDKEIANETLIHQQKNEQQRLELKVIEKTKNLNVALDEKELLLKELNHRVKNNMQMIVSLVRLQKDEISDEKLQDILQTVYNRINAMSHLHDLLYKQETILHVNTYDYFSLLMEELEESYEKDIAIHFDIKTDLKIDQAMYCGLILNELMTNAFKYAFPNGKGSIHIFLNKVNEQYHLRVYDDGIGYVQEQTSHSLGLVLVETLTVQQLKGKISVDSSQGVNVEITWSAHD
- a CDS encoding response regulator, with protein sequence MIKTKLLIVEDESIVALDIKNALVKLGHEVIACVTNADDAIACIKKNRPDIIIMDIHLNHSKDGIETAEEIQKIANIPIIYLTAYADDDTISRAVKTNPIGYLIKPFKREELKSTILLGLHKKTMTENAIADMRLTFLGFNYSYDLNGEQLFYNNIPIKLSINENLLLKILIEAKGKVISFTELEYFIWPNSPISRSTLRTLIYRTRAKLEYKIIETIPFVGCKLTPVS
- a CDS encoding N-acyl amino acid synthase FeeM domain-containing protein — translated: MVYINKNGALTQLKALVREDAHPHNNESLEPTQERALGLFQKRLFLEEIIEESISFNKKLAWNNEQKILKLTTTAEELIKVFTLRSEVYATKGYQREFKDEIEGLNFDTYDTHSAIFYYQSEQEISGSIRLIFDEKHFLPTEKNVSLDYLREHKLVELSRQVVKQSDKGLGLEFKNFYKGIYELALQNPEKVNLILAAITSDHYNLYAKFGGMKIEKELDAYGNLDKAILVLSWDMRQVSDFFKKCFLR
- a CDS encoding aspartate/glutamate racemase family protein is translated as MSTLMSQCPTLAFNTTLFNNSEEIVSYLDVYIDRLHHEAEQLKQVNKDLADQCFSSGLLTYIPLGGGCQRHLLLLGGMGPMAGAYGMKSCLSFLEDEYSMTLFQACFVPKRDSDLDIVTSLYEALEHAIPQCPSHKSIDLIVLCNSAHPYMERVLKHFYQNSVHKDKTIRFHSFKESVEKRSSAFGKLKCIALQTNFAASMGIYGDTHPIYSMDKIPALSAYQKNLALAIEGVKRFDKHATLLNAIKVFQALKDYGAKRLLLGCTELPIIVDSLKKEAPHDIQEYLSGVTLFDPLILTLQEFTQART